One Calliopsis andreniformis isolate RMS-2024a unplaced genomic scaffold, iyCalAndr_principal scaffold0052, whole genome shotgun sequence DNA segment encodes these proteins:
- the LOC143187569 gene encoding uncharacterized protein LOC143187569 isoform X1, whose amino-acid sequence MLRANSQVKRVNCTLIPLLTKLSAPKTDEWYKFLDMCQRCFNTTPSRSIKTTPFQILFGIDPRYRDDPQIVELLECEWENVFQENRDELREEARQNILKIQQENRKSFNKKRIEGRKYREGDLVAIKRTQQGPGLKFAAKYFGPYELAKVLRNDRYIVTKVGEHEGPRQTSTAVDYIKPWASGDGQQNRVPNPWR is encoded by the exons ATGCTGCGGGCAAACAGTCAGGTAAAACGGGTCAATTGTACGCTAATACCGTTATTAACCAAACTGTCAGCGCCGAAAACTGACGAGTGGTATAAATTCTTGGACATGTGTCAAAGGTGTTTTAATACTACTCCGAGCCGAAGTATAAAAACGACACCATTTCAGATATTATTTGGAATAGACCCTAGATATCGGGACGATCCTCAGATAGTAGAGTTGCTTGAGTGCGAATGGGAAAATGTATTTCAAGAAAATCGAGACGAATTGCGGGAAGAGGCGCGacagaatatattaaaaattcagcAGGAGAATAGGAaatcttttaataaaaaaagaatagaaGGTAGAAAATATCGAGAGGGcgatctagttgcaattaagcgAACTCAACAGGGTCCAGGTCTGAAATTCGCAGCGAAATACTTCGGGCCTTACGAGCTAGCAAAAGTGTTACGGAACGATCGTTATATTGTAACAAAAGTTGGTGAACATGAAGGGCCACGTCAGACATCTACAGCAGTAGACTATATTAAACCATGG GCGAGTGGCGATGGTCAGCAGAACCGTGTCCCAAACCCTTGGAGATAG
- the LOC143187569 gene encoding uncharacterized protein LOC143187569 isoform X2, translated as MLRANSQVKRVNCTLIPLLTKLSAPKTDEWYKFLDMCQRCFNTTPSRSIKTTPFQILFGIDPRYRDDPQIVELLECEWENVFQENRDELREEARQNILKIQQENRKSFNKKRIEGRKYREGDLVAIKRTQQGPGLKFAAKYFGPYELAKVLRNDRYIVTKVGEHEGPRQTSTAVDYIKPWI; from the exons ATGCTGCGGGCAAACAGTCAGGTAAAACGGGTCAATTGTACGCTAATACCGTTATTAACCAAACTGTCAGCGCCGAAAACTGACGAGTGGTATAAATTCTTGGACATGTGTCAAAGGTGTTTTAATACTACTCCGAGCCGAAGTATAAAAACGACACCATTTCAGATATTATTTGGAATAGACCCTAGATATCGGGACGATCCTCAGATAGTAGAGTTGCTTGAGTGCGAATGGGAAAATGTATTTCAAGAAAATCGAGACGAATTGCGGGAAGAGGCGCGacagaatatattaaaaattcagcAGGAGAATAGGAaatcttttaataaaaaaagaatagaaGGTAGAAAATATCGAGAGGGcgatctagttgcaattaagcgAACTCAACAGGGTCCAGGTCTGAAATTCGCAGCGAAATACTTCGGGCCTTACGAGCTAGCAAAAGTGTTACGGAACGATCGTTATATTGTAACAAAAGTTGGTGAACATGAAGGGCCACGTCAGACATCTACAGCAGTAGACTATATTAAACCATGG ATCTAA